A stretch of the Pirellulales bacterium genome encodes the following:
- a CDS encoding PEP-CTERM sorting domain-containing protein translates to MNKIASGLIAGVFAFICCPLPVVQAVTIQPGDIVVAGAINAVTDSGLVVVDPNTGDRTILSDNTHGTGPNFTGAFGVSLLPDGNFLVGDRNFAQTDLSRLIEVDRATGNRTIISGSGVGSGPAFQDVIGGVPKGSSIVALDQNSLINVDPTTGNRSVISSPTVGTGPALQYATGTVISGNTAFVDSYYAGQILSVDLTTGNRTVLSGTGVGTGPNFVFPTDTKVDSSGNLIVSDQGLAAVFRVDPVTGNRTVLSSSTVGSGPIWAGAGPVGLGIASNGNILLATWGANAIFSIDPLTGNRTILSDSTHGAGPAFLTPTSLVVIPTPEPSTFALLGLGLGLLAFTRRALRAC, encoded by the coding sequence ATGAATAAAATAGCTAGCGGATTAATTGCCGGCGTATTCGCATTCATTTGTTGCCCGTTGCCCGTCGTTCAGGCGGTCACGATTCAGCCTGGCGATATTGTCGTCGCTGGAGCAATCAATGCGGTTACAGACTCGGGTTTAGTCGTTGTCGACCCAAACACCGGCGATCGAACGATCCTCTCGGACAATACGCACGGAACCGGGCCCAATTTTACAGGCGCTTTCGGGGTATCTCTTCTGCCCGATGGAAATTTCTTGGTAGGAGACCGTAATTTCGCGCAAACGGACTTGAGCAGACTCATCGAGGTCGACCGAGCGACCGGCAATCGCACAATCATTTCCGGTTCGGGCGTTGGCAGCGGCCCGGCTTTTCAGGACGTGATCGGTGGTGTGCCCAAGGGAAGCTCGATAGTGGCCCTTGATCAGAACTCGCTGATCAACGTCGACCCTACCACGGGAAATCGCTCGGTAATCTCGAGTCCGACCGTTGGAACGGGACCAGCACTGCAATATGCAACGGGGACCGTCATCTCGGGGAATACCGCGTTTGTTGATAGCTACTATGCAGGCCAAATACTGTCCGTGGATCTGACAACGGGTAATCGCACCGTACTATCCGGAACAGGCGTAGGAACGGGACCGAATTTTGTATTTCCTACCGACACGAAGGTCGATAGTTCGGGCAATCTGATTGTCTCGGACCAAGGATTAGCCGCCGTGTTTCGCGTCGATCCGGTGACAGGTAACCGTACGGTGCTTTCGAGTTCGACCGTCGGTTCGGGGCCTATCTGGGCCGGCGCCGGACCTGTTGGTCTCGGCATTGCATCGAATGGAAACATCTTATTGGCCACCTGGGGCGCGAATGCGATATTCTCGATTGATCCACTGACCGGCAATCGCACCATACTTTCGGACAGCACGCACGGAGCCGGCCCCGCGTTTCTGACACCGACCTCGCTGGTGGTCATACCTACCCCCGAACCATCGACCTTCGCACTGCTGGGCCTGGGCCTCGGGCTGTTGGCTTTCACTCGCCGCGCCCTGCGTGCATGTTGA
- a CDS encoding sugar O-acetyltransferase, with translation MNKRFTPDGRTNRERMLAGDQYICDDPQLIREGNLAADLYAKYNATAAEDQGQRDRILLELLGSVGAGTVIRPPFYCDYGYNIFVGARSFANCGLVALDVGRITIGDDVQIGPQVQLLTPTHPLEAEPRRAKWEGSRPITIGNNVWLGGGVIVCPGVTIGENTVVGAGAVVVHDLPANVLAVGNPARVIRELR, from the coding sequence ATGAACAAGCGTTTTACACCGGATGGGCGAACGAATCGCGAGCGAATGCTGGCCGGGGATCAGTACATCTGTGACGATCCACAATTGATCCGCGAAGGAAACCTCGCCGCGGACCTCTACGCCAAATACAACGCGACAGCGGCCGAGGACCAAGGTCAACGCGATCGCATCCTGCTCGAACTGCTGGGCAGCGTCGGCGCCGGCACCGTGATTCGACCACCGTTTTATTGTGACTACGGCTATAACATTTTCGTCGGCGCGCGATCGTTCGCCAATTGCGGGCTGGTGGCGCTCGACGTCGGCCGCATCACGATCGGCGACGATGTGCAGATTGGCCCACAAGTGCAACTACTGACGCCGACCCATCCGCTGGAAGCCGAACCGCGGCGGGCCAAGTGGGAAGGTTCACGACCGATCACGATCGGCAACAACGTGTGGCTCGGCGGCGGTGTGATCGTTTGCCCGGGCGTAACGATCGGTGAAAACACCGTGGTCGGCGCCGGCGCCGTGGTCGTGCACGATCTGCCGGCGAATGTGCTCGCCGTGGGCAACCCAGCCCGGGTCATTCGCGAATTACGATGA
- a CDS encoding dockerin type I domain-containing protein — MRKSIVNTLLLGLVVASLPSVGRAAGYYVTDLGADVQPNGINASGEIAGSSNDQAIWYDGTPHYLTGSGGEGLGINDKGQVVGIDLSLGKAFFYDGTTTQTLWNGGAFAINNNGQILGTGNTANRYIPGDGPFIYNVSDGSQQDISSILPSSGYGFALNDTGQVAGYATNNGDWQAYLYDGASLNFLPIFPGEPPAIGINNSGWVVSSKRQSDFDNAVLWDGTSVHGLGNLGGHLTQAYDVNNPGQVVGTSDTIGYGNEHAFLYQGNAMIDLNSVLTENSGWLLTQGTAINDKGQIAGLGTLNGQSHGVLLTPVIPGDVNADGIVNGEDLALMSSTWLQTGSGFAPIPQADANGDGVVNAQDLALASSNWLATPSSGNSAAVPEPSTLILAPLCGIALLACRRSIGRF; from the coding sequence ATGCGAAAGTCGATCGTAAACACACTTCTACTCGGGCTAGTCGTCGCTAGCCTGCCAAGCGTCGGTCGTGCTGCCGGCTACTACGTGACTGACTTGGGGGCAGACGTCCAACCTAACGGAATTAATGCCAGCGGCGAGATTGCAGGCTCATCAAATGATCAGGCGATCTGGTACGACGGCACGCCACACTATCTAACTGGTAGTGGAGGAGAGGGTTTAGGCATTAACGACAAAGGGCAGGTTGTCGGCATTGACTTAAGTTTGGGCAAAGCATTCTTCTACGACGGAACGACGACGCAAACTCTTTGGAATGGGGGTGCCTTTGCCATCAATAATAATGGGCAGATCCTTGGCACCGGCAATACTGCCAATCGCTATATCCCGGGCGATGGCCCGTTTATCTACAACGTAAGCGATGGGAGCCAACAGGATATATCGTCGATTCTCCCTTCGTCTGGATATGGGTTCGCGTTGAACGATACCGGGCAGGTAGCTGGATATGCGACAAACAATGGGGACTGGCAAGCGTATCTCTACGATGGTGCGTCGCTTAACTTTTTACCGATCTTCCCCGGTGAACCTCCCGCCATCGGAATAAACAACAGTGGCTGGGTTGTCTCCTCGAAGCGTCAAAGCGATTTCGACAATGCTGTCCTCTGGGACGGTACTTCGGTACATGGTCTTGGCAATCTCGGTGGCCATCTAACGCAGGCATATGACGTCAACAATCCGGGCCAAGTCGTCGGCACTTCAGACACCATCGGTTATGGCAACGAACATGCCTTCCTCTACCAAGGCAACGCCATGATCGACCTGAATTCGGTACTTACCGAGAATTCGGGTTGGTTGTTGACCCAGGGAACTGCCATCAATGACAAGGGCCAAATTGCCGGCCTGGGCACGCTCAACGGCCAAAGTCATGGCGTCCTCCTCACCCCCGTCATCCCCGGTGACGTCAACGCCGACGGCATTGTGAACGGCGAAGACCTTGCTCTCATGTCGAGCACCTGGCTACAGACGGGTTCAGGCTTCGCGCCAATTCCTCAAGCCGATGCCAACGGCGATGGCGTCGTCAACGCGCAGGATCTCGCTCTCGCTTCATCGAACTGGCTGGCGACTCCCAGCAGCGGTAACTCGGCAGCGGTCCCCGAGCCCTCAACTCTCATCCTGGCCCCTCTCTGCGGCATCGCGTTGCTTGCCTGTCGGCGGTCGATCGGCCGTTTTTGA